The following coding sequences lie in one Bacteroidota bacterium genomic window:
- the yaaA gene encoding peroxide stress protein YaaA yields MIILLSPAKTLDFSTSVPALTTSKPAYAHKADMLANELRKLQPEQLAQLMDISPKLAQLNHERFQLWGSPTNVEAMRPAVLAYKGDVYEGLKADSMGPDDLHFAQQHLRILSGMYGILRPLDLIQPYRLEMGTSFGIGQYKDLYAFWNADITMSLAEDLRNEAQPFIVNLASQEYSKSVDFKALNCRVIAPEFKDGKDGTYRMISFFAKRARGLMASWLIRNRVSNADDLVSFAAEGYVFNPRLSTPTKPVFTRG; encoded by the coding sequence ATGATTATTCTGCTCTCGCCTGCAAAGACCCTCGACTTCAGTACGTCCGTACCTGCGCTGACTACCAGCAAACCCGCTTATGCACACAAAGCGGATATGTTGGCCAATGAACTCCGCAAGCTCCAACCCGAGCAGCTCGCACAGTTGATGGATATCAGCCCAAAACTGGCTCAGCTCAATCACGAAAGGTTTCAGCTATGGGGTTCGCCTACAAATGTTGAGGCCATGCGCCCGGCTGTGCTGGCCTATAAAGGAGATGTGTACGAAGGTTTGAAGGCCGATTCCATGGGCCCCGATGACCTGCACTTTGCACAGCAACATCTGCGCATCTTGAGCGGTATGTATGGCATACTTCGTCCGCTCGACCTGATTCAGCCATACAGGCTCGAAATGGGCACATCGTTTGGAATTGGACAGTACAAGGATCTTTATGCTTTCTGGAATGCCGACATTACGATGTCGTTGGCCGAGGACTTAAGAAATGAAGCACAGCCATTCATCGTCAATCTTGCTTCCCAGGAATATTCCAAAAGCGTCGATTTCAAGGCGCTGAACTGCAGGGTCATAGCACCCGAATTTAAAGACGGAAAAGACGGAACCTACCGGATGATCAGCTTTTTTGCCAAGCGTGCCCGGGGGCTCATGGCCTCGTGGTTGATCAGAAACAGGGTGAGCAATGCCGACGACCTGGTTTCATTCGCTGCTGAGGGATATGTATTTAACCCCCGTTTGTCCACCCCAACCAAGCCGGTTTTCACCAGGGGATGA
- a CDS encoding aspartate carbamoyltransferase regulatory subunit codes for MNDKRQQLIVSAIKNGTVIDHIPAKSVFQVLRILGLDNTQKQVYFGVNLESKKYGTKGIIKVSDHWFASEEINKIALVAPTATLIEIRDYEVTRKTGVEIPERIEGIVKCFNPNCITNKEDVGTKFTVIYDEHNELKLACHYCEKNTSRDNLVFI; via the coding sequence ATGAACGATAAAAGACAACAGCTCATCGTATCAGCCATTAAAAACGGTACTGTTATCGACCATATACCCGCAAAAAGTGTATTTCAGGTGCTCCGCATCCTCGGACTGGACAACACCCAAAAGCAGGTGTATTTTGGCGTAAACCTCGAGAGCAAGAAATACGGAACCAAAGGCATTATCAAGGTGAGCGACCACTGGTTTGCCAGCGAAGAAATCAACAAGATTGCCCTTGTTGCGCCAACGGCCACACTTATCGAAATCCGCGATTACGAAGTGACCCGGAAAACAGGCGTCGAAATACCCGAACGCATCGAAGGCATTGTCAAATGCTTCAATCCCAATTGCATCACCAACAAGGAAGATGTGGGAACTAAATTTACCGTAATCTACGATGAACATAACGAGCTGAAACTTGCCTGCCATTATTGCGAGAAAAACACCTCCCGCGATAACCTGGTATTCATCTGA
- the plsY gene encoding glycerol-3-phosphate 1-O-acyltransferase PlsY — MGYLIPVLVGYLLGSIPTAVWVGKWFYGVDVRTKGSGNAGATNTIRVLGVKAGIPVIIVDILKGYVAVALSPVLAKMTGLTEVPAVLDILVAAAAVIGHTLPVFAHFRGGKGVATLLGSGIALFPVASWLAVLVFVAVLLASRYVSVSSMLAGFSFTLMVILFFPPPHWTYYALAIGVSLFLPITHRKNIQRLINGTESKVNFRKKQSTT; from the coding sequence ATGGGTTATTTGATTCCGGTTCTTGTGGGCTACTTGTTGGGTTCGATACCCACAGCCGTATGGGTGGGCAAATGGTTCTACGGGGTGGATGTGCGCACCAAAGGCTCCGGCAACGCCGGTGCAACAAACACCATCCGCGTGCTTGGTGTGAAAGCCGGTATTCCGGTAATCATCGTTGATATCCTGAAAGGCTATGTGGCTGTGGCTTTGAGCCCGGTGCTTGCAAAAATGACCGGACTGACCGAAGTACCTGCGGTGCTCGACATCCTCGTTGCCGCAGCAGCTGTGATAGGCCACACTTTACCGGTATTTGCCCATTTCAGAGGAGGCAAAGGGGTGGCTACCTTGCTCGGTTCGGGCATAGCGCTGTTTCCGGTGGCAAGCTGGCTGGCCGTCCTGGTGTTTGTTGCTGTGCTGCTCGCATCGCGCTACGTGAGTGTGTCGAGCATGCTGGCCGGCTTTTCCTTCACACTCATGGTGATCCTCTTTTTTCCGCCTCCCCACTGGACGTATTATGCGCTTGCCATTGGTGTCAGCCTGTTCCTCCCGATCACTCACCGGAAAAACATTCAGCGTCTGATCAATGGCACGGAGTCGAAAGTCAATTTCCGTAAAAAGCAGTCTACAACATAA
- the pyrB gene encoding aspartate carbamoyltransferase codes for MKNKSLVSISDYSREEILRILDLAAEFEKQPRQELLRGKVIASLFFEPSTRTRLSFESAVQQLGGSIIGFASADTSSVRKGESLKDTILTVSNYSDLIVMRHPVDGSARYASEVSPVPIINAGDGANQHPTQCLLDLYSIRKTQGKLEGLDVAFVGDLKYGRTVHSLVIALTQFNTRFHLVSPVELKLPSAVKRYIKEAKLEYYQYTDLNEVIPNCDILYMTRIQRERFPDPLEYEKVKNSYNLNNQMLEDSRPNLKVLHPLPRVNEINVDVDTNPKAYYFEQALNGVYVRQAIVASILGLK; via the coding sequence ATGAAAAACAAAAGTTTGGTTTCGATCAGCGATTACTCCAGGGAGGAGATATTGCGGATTCTTGACCTGGCAGCAGAGTTCGAAAAGCAGCCACGACAGGAATTGCTTAGAGGTAAGGTGATTGCATCTCTCTTTTTCGAGCCTTCAACGCGCACGCGCCTGAGTTTCGAGAGTGCAGTGCAGCAGCTTGGCGGAAGCATCATTGGTTTTGCCAGTGCCGACACCAGCAGCGTGCGCAAAGGCGAGAGCCTCAAAGACACCATCCTCACTGTGAGCAACTATTCCGACCTTATCGTGATGCGGCACCCTGTCGACGGCTCGGCACGTTACGCCAGCGAAGTTTCTCCCGTTCCCATTATCAATGCAGGCGACGGCGCCAATCAGCATCCTACCCAGTGCCTGCTCGACCTGTATTCCATCCGCAAAACCCAGGGCAAACTCGAAGGACTGGATGTGGCTTTTGTGGGCGACCTCAAATACGGCCGCACAGTGCACAGCCTGGTGATTGCCCTCACGCAGTTCAACACCCGTTTCCATCTCGTTTCGCCGGTCGAGCTCAAATTGCCCAGCGCAGTCAAGCGCTACATCAAAGAAGCCAAACTGGAATATTACCAGTACACCGACCTGAACGAAGTCATACCCAATTGCGACATCCTCTACATGACACGTATTCAGCGCGAGCGTTTCCCCGATCCGCTGGAATACGAAAAGGTGAAAAACTCCTACAACCTGAACAATCAGATGCTCGAAGATTCCAGACCCAACCTCAAAGTACTGCATCCGCTGCCACGTGTAAACGAAATCAATGTGGACGTGGACACCAATCCAAAAGCCTACTATTTCGAGCAGGCACTCAACGGCGTATATGTCCGCCAGGCCATTGTGGCAAGCATTCTTGGTCTTAAATAA
- a CDS encoding ATP-binding protein, producing the protein MSDYIHKLIAQGEHQQLDFKFEISDSRKIARTLVAFANTDGGRLLIGVKDNGAIAGVRSEEEYYMVEAAAQLYCRPEVKFKTREWNVDGKVVLEVVVPKSTDVKHKAPLKGDDFKVFIRVDDKNILADRMLLAYWRLSESGKAVHIRITQVEMKLFSMLSDGLRISLETFSAQAGISRKKAEDVLLKMMLIGLIELKMNDKETYFILRDASLLNEISEKETFSQMMR; encoded by the coding sequence ATGTCCGACTATATTCACAAACTCATTGCCCAGGGCGAACATCAGCAACTCGACTTCAAGTTCGAGATTTCCGACAGCCGCAAGATAGCCCGCACCCTGGTGGCTTTTGCCAATACTGACGGGGGCCGGCTCCTGATTGGGGTTAAAGACAACGGAGCCATAGCCGGCGTTCGTTCCGAAGAGGAATACTACATGGTTGAAGCAGCAGCACAATTATATTGCAGGCCGGAGGTAAAATTCAAAACCCGGGAGTGGAATGTGGATGGTAAGGTCGTTCTCGAGGTGGTGGTGCCGAAAAGCACCGACGTCAAGCACAAGGCTCCCCTGAAAGGCGATGATTTTAAAGTGTTTATACGCGTCGACGACAAAAACATCCTTGCCGATCGCATGCTCCTCGCCTACTGGCGCCTGTCCGAATCCGGAAAGGCGGTTCATATCCGCATCACACAGGTCGAAATGAAGCTGTTCAGCATGCTCTCCGATGGCCTGCGTATCAGCCTCGAAACCTTCAGTGCTCAGGCAGGCATTTCGCGAAAAAAAGCCGAAGATGTACTGTTAAAGATGATGCTAATCGGACTCATTGAGCTGAAAATGAACGACAAAGAAACGTATTTCATACTCCGCGATGCCTCCCTGCTGAATGAAATCAGCGAAAAGGAAACTTTCAGCCAAATGATGCGATAG
- the dnaN gene encoding DNA polymerase III subunit beta gives MKFIISSQRLLRSLQSLSGVLSASNTIPILYDFLFNLDGQILTVTASDLETTMIVKLEADMAEGNGEVAIPAKMLLEILKTFPDIPITFQINLQTYAIELLAGEGKYKLAGHPGDEFPQPPTLEDAAGMTFPAELLVNAFEKTIFAVGNDELRPTMSGVLCEMLPDYITFVATDAHKLVRYRRRDISAQQTASIILPKKPINQLKSLLASNPDANVYFEFTNKNASFVFENFRLVCRLIEGKYPNYEAVIPAQNPNKLTVDRLALLNSLRRVAIFANKSTMQVRFRITGQELLLSSEDPDFANEAKERLSCSYDGEDMEIGFNSRFFQEMLANLEQDAIRLEMSAPNRPGILMPAENDNPDEDILMLVMPVMINY, from the coding sequence ATGAAGTTTATCATCTCCAGCCAACGGCTGCTGCGCAGCTTGCAGTCGCTCAGCGGTGTTTTGAGCGCCAGCAATACGATTCCCATTCTCTATGATTTTTTGTTTAACCTGGATGGGCAGATACTCACCGTAACTGCATCGGACCTCGAGACAACAATGATTGTGAAGCTCGAAGCCGACATGGCAGAGGGCAATGGCGAAGTGGCTATACCCGCCAAGATGCTTCTCGAGATTCTTAAAACTTTCCCCGACATCCCGATCACCTTCCAGATTAACCTGCAAACCTATGCCATCGAGCTGCTTGCAGGCGAGGGTAAGTATAAGCTGGCCGGCCATCCAGGTGACGAATTTCCTCAGCCCCCCACACTCGAAGACGCTGCGGGTATGACTTTCCCTGCCGAACTGCTGGTCAACGCTTTCGAAAAAACCATTTTTGCTGTGGGCAACGATGAGCTCAGGCCCACCATGTCGGGAGTTTTATGCGAGATGCTGCCCGATTACATCACTTTTGTGGCCACCGATGCTCATAAGCTCGTCCGCTACCGTCGCCGCGATATCTCAGCCCAGCAAACTGCTTCCATCATTCTGCCCAAAAAACCTATCAACCAGCTCAAAAGCCTGTTGGCTTCCAACCCCGATGCCAATGTTTATTTTGAGTTTACCAACAAGAATGCTTCGTTCGTATTTGAGAACTTTCGCCTGGTGTGCCGCTTGATTGAGGGTAAGTATCCTAATTATGAGGCAGTTATACCGGCACAAAACCCAAATAAACTCACCGTTGACAGGCTTGCCCTGCTCAACTCCCTCCGCCGTGTGGCTATCTTTGCCAACAAATCAACCATGCAGGTGAGGTTCAGGATTACCGGTCAGGAACTGCTGCTTTCGTCCGAAGATCCGGATTTTGCCAACGAAGCAAAAGAACGGCTGAGCTGCAGCTACGACGGCGAAGACATGGAAATCGGCTTCAACTCGCGTTTCTTCCAGGAAATGCTGGCCAACCTCGAGCAGGATGCAATCAGGTTGGAAATGTCGGCACCAAACCGGCCAGGTATCCTCATGCCTGCCGAAAACGACAATCCCGACGAAGACATCCTCATGCTCGTCATGCCGGTGATGATCAATTACTAG
- a CDS encoding TonB-dependent receptor, with translation MKNFFATIFVWIAATFSLLAQNAQVQGRVVDATSNEPLPFANVIIVGTNTGATTDFDGRFTITGLRPGFITLEATYVGYVNTRSAEIQVTNARTEFVEIRMKNAGIALQEVEVVANPFLRTEESPLSLQRLTVSEIETSPDSNRDISRVIQSLPGVGSGLSFRNDIIIRGGGPSEARFFLDGIEIPTINHFATQGSSGGAVGILNADFISGVDFYSGAFPANRGNALSGIFEFTQKEGNKEKPKFRFSVGASELSLTADGPAGDKSSYIISARRSYLQFLFDVIGLPFLPTFNDYQLKWKTRFDKKNELTIVSIGSLDQFRLNTGIANPTEEQEYILTYLPVNEQWSYAIGGVYRHFKERSFQTLVLSRNMLNNTTYKYPENNESRPRILDYASQEIENKLRFENNIRYGDYKFVYMLGAEYAKYSNNTRQLIFLGNEAINLNYNTFLTLGKFAASAQLSKNFVNDRLTLSGGIRTDFNTYSSRMSNPLRQLSPRISANYVLTDKWAVTANAGRYYQLPSYTTLGFKDNSGNLVNKDNDLDYIAVNQLIGGVQYIPRNDLFFSFETFYKGYSQYPFSLRDSISLANKGANYGVLGDEPVTSTSNGRAYGFELVNRTKLRNSFNMILSYTFVRSEFEDRTGKFVPSSWDFRHIGVLTVTRNLPKNWIVGAKWRFDGGLPYTPFDLDKSSIIEAWDAQGQPYLDFRRLNQLRLDPYNQLDIRVDKKYFFDRWSLMLYLDVQNLYNYQAKGPDNYVRERNPDGSFKLSDDGTRYVLRPIPNTTGTILPTIGIMVEF, from the coding sequence ATGAAAAACTTTTTTGCCACCATATTTGTTTGGATTGCAGCAACCTTTTCCCTTTTGGCACAAAATGCGCAGGTACAAGGCAGGGTTGTGGATGCCACAAGCAACGAACCGCTTCCTTTCGCCAACGTCATTATCGTGGGTACCAATACCGGCGCCACCACCGACTTCGACGGAAGATTTACGATAACAGGCCTCAGACCAGGATTCATCACCCTCGAAGCTACCTATGTGGGCTATGTCAACACCCGCTCTGCCGAGATTCAGGTGACCAATGCCAGGACCGAATTTGTCGAGATCCGTATGAAAAATGCCGGCATCGCGCTGCAGGAGGTCGAGGTAGTGGCCAACCCGTTTCTCCGCACCGAGGAAAGCCCACTCTCGCTCCAGCGGCTCACTGTATCCGAAATTGAAACCAGTCCAGACAGCAACCGCGACATCTCCCGCGTTATCCAATCACTTCCGGGTGTAGGTTCAGGCCTGTCGTTCCGCAACGACATCATCATTCGTGGCGGCGGCCCCTCCGAAGCCCGATTCTTTCTCGATGGCATCGAAATCCCGACCATCAACCACTTTGCTACCCAGGGCTCAAGCGGTGGGGCAGTGGGGATTCTGAATGCCGACTTCATTTCGGGTGTCGATTTCTACAGCGGCGCTTTTCCGGCCAACCGTGGCAACGCCCTGAGTGGCATATTCGAATTTACCCAGAAAGAAGGCAACAAGGAAAAACCCAAATTCCGCTTCAGTGTTGGGGCCTCCGAACTTAGCCTCACTGCCGACGGTCCTGCTGGCGACAAATCGAGCTACATCATTTCGGCACGTCGTTCCTACCTCCAGTTTTTGTTCGACGTGATTGGTCTGCCATTTTTGCCAACTTTCAACGACTACCAGTTGAAATGGAAAACACGCTTTGATAAGAAAAACGAACTCACCATCGTGAGCATTGGATCGCTCGACCAATTCAGGTTGAACACCGGCATTGCAAATCCCACCGAAGAACAGGAATACATTCTTACCTATCTTCCTGTAAATGAACAATGGAGCTATGCCATCGGCGGGGTGTACCGCCACTTCAAGGAACGTAGCTTCCAAACCCTGGTGCTCAGCCGGAATATGCTCAACAACACTACCTACAAATACCCTGAAAACAACGAATCGCGCCCGCGAATCCTTGACTATGCCAGTCAGGAGATTGAAAATAAACTGCGCTTTGAGAACAATATCCGGTATGGCGATTACAAATTTGTTTACATGCTGGGCGCTGAATATGCCAAATACAGCAACAATACCCGGCAACTCATCTTTCTGGGCAACGAAGCCATCAACCTGAATTACAATACTTTTCTAACCCTCGGTAAGTTTGCGGCTTCGGCACAGCTCAGCAAAAACTTTGTCAACGACAGGCTGACCCTCTCAGGCGGCATCCGCACCGATTTCAATACCTACAGCAGCAGGATGTCCAATCCGCTGCGCCAGCTTTCGCCACGCATTTCTGCCAATTATGTGCTCACCGATAAATGGGCAGTTACGGCCAATGCAGGTCGTTACTACCAACTTCCATCCTACACCACACTCGGATTTAAGGATAACAGCGGGAACCTGGTAAATAAAGATAATGACCTGGATTATATAGCTGTAAATCAATTAATTGGTGGAGTTCAATATATCCCGCGCAACGATTTGTTTTTCTCGTTCGAGACCTTCTACAAGGGCTATAGCCAGTATCCATTCTCGCTGCGCGATTCCATCAGCCTGGCCAACAAAGGTGCCAACTACGGGGTGCTCGGCGACGAACCTGTTACATCAACAAGCAACGGAAGGGCCTACGGTTTCGAACTTGTCAACAGAACAAAGCTCCGCAACAGTTTCAACATGATCCTCTCATATACCTTTGTGCGGAGCGAATTTGAAGACCGCACCGGAAAATTTGTGCCTTCAAGCTGGGATTTCCGTCACATTGGTGTGCTTACCGTAACGCGCAACCTGCCCAAAAACTGGATCGTGGGAGCCAAATGGCGTTTCGATGGCGGTCTGCCTTATACCCCGTTCGACCTCGACAAATCATCAATTATTGAAGCATGGGATGCACAGGGGCAGCCCTATCTCGACTTCCGCAGGTTAAACCAGCTTCGTCTCGATCCTTATAACCAGTTGGATATCAGGGTGGACAAAAAATACTTCTTCGACAGGTGGAGTCTGATGCTGTATCTGGACGTGCAGAATCTGTACAACTATCAGGCAAAAGGCCCTGATAATTATGTGCGCGAACGCAATCCTGATGGAAGTTTCAAACTTTCCGACGACGGCACGCGATACGTATTACGTCCCATCCCCAACACCACCGGAACTATATTGCCTACCATTGGTATTATGGTCGAGTTCTGA